From one Lycium barbarum isolate Lr01 chromosome 6, ASM1917538v2, whole genome shotgun sequence genomic stretch:
- the LOC132645111 gene encoding uncharacterized protein LOC132645111 isoform X6, with the protein MASLIFPTSCYLAFRPDAIFILLRKAYKDSNLGNICRVASWILSKFLEPIKAPEASLSSSKITTSVPDEGSHSEPCTPASFADYSDLFGDEFQIPEYQWDSKFTNILDIGLVEEGILHVLYACVSKPLLCSKLADNASDFWLALPLVQALLPALRPSINSSDPIDDDLSQWKQPFVQKALSQIVGTSSSSVYRPLLRACGGYLSSFSPSNGRAACVLIDLCSGVLAPWIPQVIAKIDLALELLEDLLPIIQGARHSFARARAALKYIVLALSGVMDDILVKYKDAKQQVLFLVEMLEPYLDPAITPVQSIIAFGNVPSVFLEKQEKNCAIALNVIRTAVHKHAVLPSLEAEWRRGSVAPSVLLSVLEPHMQLPSDIDLRQSPTAELLGSQLVNVSPLSSVFHNGGASSRSGIHDDSDAKVDSDMTGKADIPEEVNLLFAPPELNRISLVSGSLEKKCTALSSDVKKEINQIVEKVTYNQFDNGSLSAIDYTVEYSNLHADYFQLVSYRDCQMKASEFRRLAVDLHSQCEITPEGHDAAIDALLLAAECYVNPFFMMSSRDTSPIMNKLSTKKPCKNHEASVLQKLFEEDNDFKIVADLERKRDKFVLEIMLEAAELDRKYQQNSDGECPTPYIEGNNEKLELSQQDIKSADAITLLRQNQALLCDFLIHRLQKEEHPTHEILLQILLFVLHSGTRLNCPPEIIVDTIIKSAEHLNRQLRSFYYQLKEGTVQLNEWKLHAVRRRWILLQRLIIASSGCDEGSELSISYRSGFRFANLVPASAWLQKIPAFSSSTSPLARFLGWMAISRNAEQYQKEKLFLVSDLPQLTYLLSIFSDELAVVGYLEQKDDKKIEESGSNSSSRKGGESCSPQIGDQSFSVIYPDISQFFPNLQKEFEVFGESILEAVALQLRSFSPAIIPDLLCWFSDFCSWPFVREENQLYCRKSSGFAKGFVAKNAKAIVFYVLEAIVAEHMEALVPELPTLMQVLVSLCGSSYCDVSFLSSVLQLVKPIILYSLGKCSADENVVSDDSCLNLESLCFDELFEIIKDENQSTPREDGLCRAMSIFVLASVFPDLSFQRKVELLQYSIFCADFASCEPTTSFHDYLCSYQALIGNCKVLLLETLRGWGVIPYTMPQLSEIDISAPCDDRSEHSSDFLLDVHCCSTEMNEMNMDDNAVVNQKSQLKVVEVGRLLKDLEALISKLNPTIERCFRIHHKLAKSLALVSAESFMYSRCLSLVAEKFPVSEGSEERILLKAESISNFIDCWKISLEGLAETILVLQENHLWELASVILGSVLSVPRHFSLHSVVRNVCSAVKNFLHGAPSIAWRLHSDQWISLLCERGIHNYHEHEGSLIDLFSFTLCHPEPEQRFIALKHLGKLMSQDGHSGSALLCSSIRDKVASSVSESSVCEPIISALVSGTWDQVALLASSDPSQRLRIHAMALLVNYVPFSERRNLQSFLAAADTVLQSLTKLSQATCEGPLAQLSIILFASVCLYSPVEDISLIPENIWSSIETFALGRNERFPAGLEKRTCQALCRLRNEGEEAKEMLKEALSSNSQQQMDPDFGHTRETILQVIADLSAVNSYFDFFSKECDRKVLELEEAEIEMELLQKEKAMQELSAEFKDMHQLPFLTDSARQDNRLQQIKEEIKSLEKAKIKEEVIARRQRKLLSRHARQKFLEEAALREAELLQELDRERIAEIEKEIERQRMLELERAKTRELRHSLDLEKEKQTQRELQRELEQVESGVRPSRREFSSSGRPRERYRERENGRAGNEGTRTSTGMTQPESATSSSMVTMPTVVLSGARQFSGQLPTILQSRDRSDECGSSYEENFDGSKDSGDTGSIGDADSVSALEGPSTSFGSSQRHGPRGSKARQVVERRERDGRRESKWERKH; encoded by the exons ATGGCATCCTTGATTTTTCCTACATCTTGTTACTTAGCTTTCCGTCCAGATGCAATCTTCATTTTACTAAGGAAAGCTTACAAAGATTCTAACCTGGGAAATATTTGCAGAGTG GCCTCTTGGATTCTGTCGAAGTTTCTGGAGCCTATAAAAGCACCAGAAGCTTCACTTTCTTCTAGTAAAATTACAACCTCAGTGCCTGATGAAGGATCACATTCTGAGCCTTGCACTCCTGCTTCTTTTGCTGATTACTCAGATCTGTTTGGAGATGAATTTCAGATACCAGAATATCAGTGGGACTCCAAGTTCACTAATATCTTAGATATTGGGCTAGTTGAAGAAGGGATTTTACATGTGCTGTATGCTTGTGTATCCAAG CCTCTGCTCTGCAGCAAGTTGGCAGATAACGCTTCTGATTTTTGGTTGGCATTGCCCCTAGTTCAGGCATTGCTGCCAG CACTTCGGCCTAGTATCAACAGTAGTGACCCAATTGATGACGATTTATCTCAGTGGAAACAACCTTTTGTACAGAAAGCCCTGTCCCAG ATTGTTGGGACTTCATCTTCATCAGTTTATCGTCCTCTACTTCGTGCTTGTGGAGGTTACCTATCATCATTTTCACCATCAAAT GGGAGGGCTGCATGTGTGCTCATTGATCTTTGCTCTGGTGTCTTAGCTCCATGGATTCCTCAAGTGATAGCAAAG ATTGACTTAGCACTTGAGCTTTTGGAGGACCTTTTACCTATAATCCAG GGTGCTCGCCACTCATTTGCTCGTGCACGTGCAGCCCTTAAATATATTGTCTTAGCTTTATCTGGGGTTATGGATGATATTTTGGTCAAATATAAG GATGCTAAGCAGCAAGTGCTTTTTCTTGTTGAGATGCTAGAACCGTACCTTGATCCTGCAATAACCCCTGTACAGAGCATTATAGCCTTTGGGAACGTTCCTTCAGTTTTCCTTGAAAAGCAAGAGAAAAATTGTGCTATTGCATTAAATGTGATCCGCACAGCTGTACACAAGCATGCTGTCCTTCCCTCTCTGGAAGCTGAGTGGAGGCGTGGATCCGTTGCTCCGAG TGTCCTTCTCTCAGTTTTGGAACCTCACATGCAGCTTCCTTCTGACATCGACCTACGCCAATCTCCCACTGCTGAGCTGCTAGgatcacaattggtaaatgtttCACCTCTTTCTTCTGTCTTCCACAATGGGGGAGCTTCTTCCAGATCTGGTATTCATGATGATTCTGATGCAAAAGTTGATTCTGATATGACTGGAAAAGCGGACATCCCTGAGGAAGTGAACCTTCTTTTTGCTCCCCCAGAGCTCAATAGAATCTCTCTAGTCTCTGGCAGCCTGGAGAAAAAGTGCACAGCCTTAAGTTCTGATGTCAAGAAGGAAATTAATCAGATTGTTGAAAAAGTTACATACAATCAGTTTGACAATGGCTCGCTATCTGCTATTGATTATACTGTCGAGTATTCTAATCTGCATGCTGACTACTTTCAGCTTGTGAGTTATCGAGATTGTCAGATGAAAGCTTCTGAATTTAGGCGTTTAGCTGTGGACTTGCATTCTCAATGTGAGATCACTCCTGAGGGTCATGATGCTGCTATAGATGCTTTGCTTTTAGCAGCAGAGTGTTATGTTAATCCGTTCTTTATGATGTCTTCCAGGGACACTTCACCTATTATGAACAAACTGAGTACTAAAAAGCCATGTAAAAACCATGAAGCCTCTGTTCTTCAAAAACTTTTTGAGGAGGACAATGACTTCAAAATTGTAGCTGACCTTGAGAGGAAAAGGGACAAATTTGTTCTTGAGATAATGCTTGAAGCAGCCGAGCTTGACAGGAAGTATCAGCAGAACTCGGACGGGGAATGTCCGACTCCCTACATTGAAGGGAACAATGAGAAACTAGAGTTATCTCAGCAAGATATAAAATCAGCAGATGCTATCACCTTGCTTCGTCAAAATCAAGCACTTTTATGCGACTTTTTAATTCATCGTCTGCAAAAGGAGGAGCACCCGACACATGAGATACTATTGCAAATTCTGCTGTTTGTATTGCACTCGGGAACTAGATTAAACTGTCCTCCTGAGATCATTGTTGACACAATAATAAAATCTGCTGAGCACTTAAACAGGCAGCTGAGATCATTTTATTATCAATTAAAAGAAGGAACTGTCCAGTTGAATGAGTGGAAGCTGCATGCAGTTCGACGTCGGTGGATCCTTCTTCAAAGATTAATAATTGCTTCAAGTGGTTGTGATGAAGGGTCCGAGCTTTCAATTAGCTATAGGAGTGGTTTTCGGTTTGCTAATCTAGTTCCTGCTTCAGCTTGGCTGCAGAAAATACCTGCATTCTCATCTTCAACTTCTCCTCTTGCCCGTTTCCTTGGCTGGATGGCAATATCTCGTAATGCTGAACAGTATCAGAAGGAGAAACTCTTCCTTGTCTCAGATCTTCCACAATTGACATATCTTCTGTCTATATTTTCAGATGAGCTTGCTGTAGTAGGTTACCTGGAGCAGAAAGAtgacaagaaaattgaagaaTCTGGTAGCAATTCAAGTTCTAGGAAAGGGGGTGAAAGTTGTAGTCCACAGATTGGAGATCAGTCTTTTTCTGTTATATACCCCGACATAAGTCAGTTCTTCCCCAATTTGCAAAAGGAGTTTGAAGTTTTTGGGGAATCTATATTGGAGGCTGTTGCTTTGCAATTAAGATCTTTTTCTCCTGCTATTATACCCGATTTATTATGTTGGTTTTCTGATTTTTGTTCGTGGCCGTTTGTTCGAGAAGAGAACCAACTTTATTGTAGAAAATCTAGTGGATTTGCAAAAGGTTTTGTTGCTAAGAATGCAAAAGCAATTGTCTTTTATGTGCTTGAAGCCATCGTAGCTGAGCACATGGAAGCACTGGTACCAGAATTACCGACGTTGATGCAAGTTCTTGTTTCCTTGTGTGGGTCTTCATATTGTGATGTGTCATTTCTCAGTTCGGTGTTGCAATTGGTAAAGCCAATTATCTTATATTCCTTGGGAAAATGTTCTGCCGATGAAAACGTCGTGAGTGATGATTCATGTCTTAATTTAGAATCATTATGCTTTGATGAACTTTTTGAAATTATCAAAGATGAGAACCAGAGCACTCCAAGAGAGGATGGACTATGCAGGGCAATGTCAATTTTTGTTTTGGCATCAGTGTTTCCTGATCTATCCTTTCAACGCAAAGTTGAACTATTGCAATATTCTATATTCTGTGCTGATTTTGCTTCTTGTGAGCCAACAACGTCATTTCATGATTATCTTTGTTCATATCAGGCTCTAATAGGAAATTGCAAAGTTTTGCTCCTCGAGACATTGAGAGGCTGGGGTGTCATTCCCTACACTATGCCTCAGTTGTCTGAAATTGATATTTCTGCACCATGTGATGATAGATCTGAACATTCCTCAGATTTTCTTTTGGATGTCCATTGCTGTTCAACTgagatgaatgaaatgaacatggaTGATAATGCTGTTGTGAACCAAAAATCTCAGCTCAAAGTTGTGGAAGTTGGAAGACTCCTAAAGGACCTAGAAGCTCTCATTTCCAAGCTCAATCCAACTATTGAACGATGCTTTAGGATTCACCATAAATTAGCAAAGAGTCTAGCCCTTGTTTCTGCAGAAAGCTTTATGTACTCAAGATGCTTAAGTTTGGTTGCTGAGAAATTTCCAGTTTCTGAAGGCAGTGAGGAGCGAATTCTTCTCAAGGCAGAATCGATTTCTAATTTCATTGATTGTTGGAAAATCAGTCTTGAAGGACTTGCAGAAACAATTCTAGTGCTTCAAGAGAACCATTTGTGGGAGCTTGCTTCTGTGATCCTTGGTTCTGTACTCTCTGTTCCTCGACACTTTTCTTTGCATAGTGTAGTTCGCAATGTATGCTCTGCAGTTAAAAATTTCTTGCATGGTGCTCCAAGTATTGCTTGGAGGCTTCACAGTGATCAGTGGATCTCTCTGCTATGTGAAAGGGGCATCCATAACTACCATGAACATGAAGGTTCTCTGATTGATCTGTTCTCTTTCACGCTTTGCCATCCGGAGCCTGAACAACGGTTTATTGCACTTAAGCACTTGGGGAAGCTCATGAGCCAAGATGGACATAGTGGGTCTGCTTTATTATGTTCTAGTATTCGCGATAAAGTAGCCTCATCAGTAAGTGAGTCTTCTGTATGTGAGCCGATTATATCTGCTCTTGTTTCTGGTACATGGGATCAGGTAGCTCTGCTGGCTTCATCTGACCCATCACAGCGTTTGAGAATCCATGCAATGGCACTTCTTGTCAACTATGTACCATTCTCTGAAAGACGCAACTTGCAATCATTTCTTGCAGCAGCAGATACAGTTCTACAGTCTTTGACAAAACTATCGCAAGCAACCTGTGAAGGACCATTAGCACAACTTTCGATTATACTTTTTGCCAGTGTTTGCCTGTACTCTCCAGTTGAAGATATTTCACTTATTCCTGAAAATATTTGGAGCAGTATTGAAACTTTTGCATTAGGACGAAATG aaagaTTTCCCGCCGGACTTGAGAAAAGAACTTGCCAAGCTTTATGCAGACTGAGAAATGAAGGGGAAGAGGCTAAAGAG ATGTTGAAAGAAGCTCTGTCTTCAAATTCCCAGCAGCAAATGGATCCAGATTTTGGCCATACACGCGAAACAATCCTTCAG GTCATAGCAGATTTGTCTGCTGTCAACTCATACTTTGACTTTTTCTCAAAGGAATGTGACCGGAAGGTTCTG GAATTGGAGGAGGCCGAGATTGAAATGGAACTTCTTCAGAAGGAAAAAGCAATGCAGGAATTATCGGCTGAATTTAAAGATATGCATCAGCTTCCCTTCCTAACTG ATTCGGCAAGGCAAGACAACCGCTTGCAGCAGATCAAAGAGGAAATTAAATCCTT AGAAAAGGCCAAAATCAAAGAGGAGGTTATAGCACGCAGGCAAAGGAAACTACTCAGTAGGCATGCCCGTCAAAAATTCTTGGAAGAGGCAGCTCTTCGAGAAGCTGAACTTCTACAAGAGTTGGATAG AGAGAGGATAGCTGAAATAGAAAAGGAGATCGAGAGACAACGTATGCTGGAGCTTGAACGCGCAAAAACCAGGGAGTTGCGACACAGCCTTGATCTAGAGAAAGAAAAGCAAACACAG AGAGAACTGCAACGAGAACTTGAGCAAGTTGAATCTGGAGTTCGACCATCGAGACGAGAATTTTCATCTAGTGG TAGGCCACGAGAAAGATATCGTGAAAGGGAAAACGGAAGAGCAGGTAATGAAGGGACCAGAACAAGTACGGGGATGACACAGCCCGAAAGTGCAACGAGTTCATCAATGGTAACCATGCCTACCGTGGTTCTATCAGGGGCTAGGCAATTCTCTGGCCAACTTCCAACTATTCTGCAATCACGCGACAGATCAGATGAATGTGGAAGCAGCTATGAAGAAAACTTTGATGGTAGTAAAGACTCGGGGGACACGGGGAGTATTGGGGATGCAGACTCGGTGTCAGCACTTGAGGGACCGTCCACGAGCTTTGGGTCGTCTCAAAGGCATGGTCCCCGGGGGAGTAAGGCCAGGCAAGTTGTGGAACGAAGAGAACGGGACGGCAGACGGGAAAGTAAATGGGAGAGAAAACATTAG